A DNA window from Arachis duranensis cultivar V14167 chromosome 3, aradu.V14167.gnm2.J7QH, whole genome shotgun sequence contains the following coding sequences:
- the LOC107480040 gene encoding NAC domain-containing protein 41-like, whose protein sequence is MEKLNFVKKNGVSRMPPGFRFQPTDEELVFQYLKCKVFSFPLPASMIPDINLSNYDPWDLPGNCDEHQEMYFFSSKEPKYRNGSRMNRTTTTGYWKATGSDKRIISSSNNSDDNSILGIRKTLVFYQGKSPNGTRTHWVLHEYRLASTTLHANNNACDIGDWVLCRLSVKKRSVGSGSIIISKKARSSASSSSSSSTSSNNVMEVSSSYAS, encoded by the exons ATGGAAAAGCTAAATTTTGTGAAGAAGAACGGGGTAAGTAGAATGCCTCCTGGATTCAGATTCCAGCCAACGGATGAAGAGCTTGTGTTTCAGTATTTGAAATGTAAGGTCTTCTCATTCCCCTTGCCCGCTTCCATGATTCCTGACATCAATCTCTCCAACTATGATCCTTGGGATTTGCCAG GAAATTGTGATGAACATCAAGAGATGTATTTCTTCAGCAGCAAGGAACCCAAGTATAGAAATGGAAGCCGCATGAACCGAACAACCACCACTGGCTATTGGAAGGCAACAGGATCCGACAAAAGAATCATTTCATCTTCTAATAATAGTGACGATAATAGCATTCTTGGCATTAGAAAAACCCTAGTGTTTTACCAAGGGAAATCTCCCAATGGCACTAGAACTCACTGGGTCTTGCATGAATATCGCCTGGCTAGTACTACTCTACATGCTAATAACAATGCTTGCGATATAGGAGATTGGGTTCTGTGCCGCTTATCGGTGAAGAAAAGGAGTGTTGGGAGTGGTAGCATCATCATAAGCAAGAAAGCACGTTCTTCAGcatcttcatcctcatcttctTCCACTTCAAGTAATAACGTCATGGAAGTATCTTCTTCATATGCTTCTTAA